A genomic window from Nocardioides sp. BP30 includes:
- a CDS encoding class I SAM-dependent methyltransferase: MTTTDQPVQSPRASWAHLDRVPSGPAVAVTARIARRLFVHAVERLDVTVRLEGRTVGRGGPEMVIHRPEEFFARLGRDKLVGFGEAYLTGAWDAEDLAGFLAVLAAEVEHLTPRWLQAVRGLAMPRTPARDRGARRDTQRNIAHHYDLSNEFFALFLDPTMSYSAAWFRAYADGRPAIGDDLEHAQRRKIDALLDLARVGHGTRLLEIGTGWGQLAIMAAERGAQVHTVTLSVEQRALAMERIAAAGLSDRIEVELCDYREIQGQYDAIVSVEMIEAVGWRHWGTYFGTLDRLLAPYGAVALQAITMPHRQMLATRDSYTWINKYIFPGGFLPSEEALAHSAGEHGLRMTHRTSLGAHYAETLRQWDERFRAASTEVAALGFDGVFERMWHFYLEYSRAGFVAGYLDDLQLRYEREATA, translated from the coding sequence ATGACCACCACCGACCAGCCCGTGCAGAGCCCACGCGCCAGCTGGGCCCATCTCGACCGGGTGCCGAGCGGCCCGGCCGTCGCGGTCACCGCGAGGATCGCCCGGCGGCTCTTCGTGCACGCGGTCGAGCGACTCGACGTCACCGTGCGGCTCGAGGGCCGTACGGTGGGACGGGGCGGCCCCGAGATGGTGATCCACCGTCCCGAGGAGTTCTTCGCCCGGCTGGGTCGCGACAAACTGGTCGGATTCGGCGAGGCCTATCTCACCGGAGCGTGGGACGCGGAGGACCTCGCAGGCTTCCTCGCCGTGCTCGCCGCCGAGGTCGAGCACCTGACGCCGCGCTGGCTGCAGGCGGTGCGGGGTCTGGCGATGCCGCGCACGCCGGCACGCGACCGTGGTGCGCGCCGCGACACCCAGCGCAACATCGCGCACCACTACGACCTGTCCAACGAGTTCTTCGCGCTCTTCCTCGACCCGACCATGTCCTATTCGGCAGCCTGGTTCCGGGCCTACGCCGACGGCCGTCCGGCGATCGGCGACGACCTCGAGCACGCGCAGCGACGCAAGATCGACGCGCTGCTGGACCTCGCCCGGGTCGGGCACGGCACCCGGCTGCTGGAGATCGGCACCGGCTGGGGGCAGCTGGCGATCATGGCGGCCGAGCGCGGCGCTCAGGTCCACACCGTCACCCTCTCGGTCGAGCAGCGGGCGCTGGCCATGGAGCGGATCGCTGCCGCCGGGCTGAGCGACCGCATCGAGGTCGAGCTGTGCGACTACCGCGAAATCCAGGGCCAGTACGACGCGATCGTCTCGGTCGAGATGATCGAGGCCGTCGGCTGGCGGCACTGGGGGACCTACTTCGGCACCCTGGATCGGCTGCTGGCGCCGTACGGCGCTGTGGCCCTGCAGGCGATCACCATGCCGCACCGGCAGATGCTGGCGACCCGCGACTCCTACACCTGGATCAACAAGTACATCTTCCCCGGCGGCTTCCTGCCCTCGGAGGAGGCGTTGGCCCACAGCGCCGGTGAGCACGGCCTGCGGATGACCCACCGCACCTCGCTGGGTGCGCACTATGCGGAGACGCTGCGGCAGTGGGACGAGCGCTTCCGGGCGGCCAGCACCGAGGTGGCGGCGCTGGGCTTCGACGGCGTCTTCGAACGGATGTGGCACTTCTACCTGGAGTACTCCCGGGCCGGCTTCGTCGCGGGCTACCTCGACGACCTGCAACTGCGCTACGAGCGAGAGGCAACCGCATGA
- a CDS encoding FAD-dependent oxidoreductase, with amino-acid sequence MHHTRARVAVIGSGVAGLVAAYECRVAAEVTLYEAADRLGGHADTHEVHEGGRTLAIDTGFIVHNLRTYPVLTRIFDELGVATQASEMSMSISDPRRGVEWAGARGLRGIFPTAARLTDSGHLRMLSEIPRFHRRARTLLAADDASPGGADQTLAAFLAEGGFSARFVRDFMEPLVAAVWSCDPRVATAYPARYLFRFLQHHGMLSITGSPTWRTVTGGSREYVRRIAERLDEIRLGSPVAEVREHSGGVRVRTQDGTAQEYDAVIIAAHPGQALAMLPDPTALQREVLGAMGYSSNSALLHTDTSLLPQARGAWSSWNFRRVRDEEGPVVVTYDLTRLQRLDTDVHYLVTLGGEDLVDPATVIDRMSYEHPLYTPESVAAQARLPEIETPRVAFAGAYHGWGFHEDGARSGLEAAHRLGFTTPVRLAPAPGGSAAAAPGSPTAATEEPVSRPEPVDPVDPVVYATTVRHLRRTPWRREFVHRSNLWVVDLDRLPPTRTRRDRWRAWWRGSIEPRDHLGDPALSVRENLTRFLARHDVVLGQGRVLLAAHPRAFGFCFNPISVFWCHREDGSPLATVVEVHNTYGDRHAYLLDPERQEPLAKQMYVSPFHGVDGEYDVRAPVPTDRLDIAVRLRTAGGAPFSASLSGRRVAPGSAAARAAGLAGLRDALLIRLHGIRLWTRGLPLQARPVHHQEGVR; translated from the coding sequence ATGCATCACACGCGGGCGCGCGTAGCCGTGATCGGCTCGGGCGTGGCGGGACTCGTGGCTGCCTACGAGTGCCGCGTCGCGGCCGAGGTGACCCTGTACGAGGCCGCGGACCGACTGGGTGGGCACGCCGACACCCACGAGGTGCACGAGGGCGGACGCACCCTCGCGATCGACACCGGCTTCATCGTGCACAACCTGCGCACCTACCCGGTGCTGACCCGCATCTTCGACGAGTTGGGGGTTGCCACCCAGGCGTCCGAGATGTCGATGTCGATCAGCGACCCGCGCCGCGGCGTGGAGTGGGCCGGCGCCCGCGGGCTGCGGGGGATCTTCCCGACCGCGGCCCGGCTCACCGACAGCGGTCACCTGCGGATGCTCTCCGAGATCCCGCGCTTCCACCGTCGCGCGCGCACTCTTCTCGCGGCCGACGACGCGTCACCGGGCGGTGCCGACCAGACGCTGGCCGCCTTCCTGGCCGAGGGCGGCTTCTCGGCGCGGTTCGTCCGCGACTTCATGGAGCCGCTGGTCGCGGCGGTGTGGTCGTGTGACCCCCGGGTGGCGACCGCCTACCCGGCTCGCTACCTGTTCCGCTTCCTGCAGCACCACGGCATGCTCTCCATCACGGGCAGCCCGACCTGGCGGACGGTGACGGGCGGCTCGCGGGAGTACGTGCGCAGGATCGCCGAGCGGCTGGACGAGATCAGGCTCGGGTCGCCCGTCGCCGAGGTGCGCGAGCACAGCGGCGGCGTGCGTGTGCGCACCCAGGACGGCACCGCCCAGGAGTACGACGCCGTCATCATCGCCGCCCACCCGGGCCAGGCACTGGCGATGCTGCCCGATCCCACCGCGCTGCAGCGCGAAGTGCTCGGCGCGATGGGCTACTCCAGCAACAGCGCGCTTCTGCACACCGACACCTCGCTACTGCCCCAGGCCCGAGGCGCCTGGTCCTCGTGGAACTTCCGGCGCGTCCGCGACGAGGAGGGACCGGTGGTCGTCACCTACGACCTGACCCGGCTCCAGCGCCTCGACACCGACGTCCACTACCTGGTCACGCTCGGTGGGGAGGACCTGGTCGACCCCGCCACCGTGATCGACCGGATGTCCTACGAGCACCCCCTCTACACGCCGGAGTCGGTCGCCGCGCAGGCGCGACTGCCCGAGATCGAGACGCCGAGGGTCGCGTTCGCCGGCGCCTACCACGGCTGGGGTTTCCACGAGGACGGTGCCCGGTCGGGGCTGGAGGCGGCGCACCGGCTCGGCTTCACCACGCCGGTGCGGCTCGCCCCCGCACCCGGGGGCTCCGCAGCCGCGGCGCCCGGGTCCCCGACAGCTGCCACCGAGGAGCCCGTTTCCCGGCCGGAGCCGGTCGATCCGGTCGATCCGGTCGTGTACGCCACCACGGTGCGGCATCTGCGCCGTACGCCGTGGCGCCGGGAGTTCGTGCACCGTTCCAACCTCTGGGTGGTCGACCTCGACCGGCTGCCCCCGACGCGCACCCGTCGCGACCGGTGGCGGGCGTGGTGGCGCGGCAGCATCGAGCCGCGCGACCACCTCGGCGACCCGGCGCTCAGCGTGCGGGAGAACCTCACCCGCTTCCTCGCCCGGCACGACGTCGTCCTGGGTCAGGGTCGGGTGCTGCTCGCGGCGCACCCGCGGGCATTCGGCTTCTGCTTCAACCCGATCAGCGTGTTCTGGTGCCACCGCGAGGACGGCAGCCCGCTGGCCACCGTCGTGGAGGTGCACAACACCTACGGCGACCGGCATGCCTACCTACTCGACCCCGAGCGGCAGGAGCCGCTGGCCAAGCAGATGTACGTCTCGCCCTTCCACGGCGTCGACGGAGAGTACGACGTCCGAGCGCCCGTGCCGACCGATCGGCTCGACATCGCGGTGCGGCTGCGCACCGCCGGCGGCGCACCGTTCAGCGCCTCGCTGAGCGGCCGCCGGGTCGCGCCGGGGAGCGCGGCAGCGCGCGCCGCCGGCCTCGCCGGTCTCCGCGACGCCCTCCTGATCCGGCTCCACGGCATCCGGCTGTGGACCCGCGGTCTGCCCCTTCAAGCCCGACCCGTCCACCACCAGGAAGGCGTGCGATGA
- a CDS encoding molybdopterin-dependent oxidoreductase, giving the protein MSNEPAGHQYPPPLLPAPPRPAGRRRGAFATALWLLVGPVTGGLGLAAGHLVAALTTPAASPVLAVGSTVIDRTPTSLKEWAIAHFGTHDKTILVGSVLVVVLLLSTAVGPLARRRAVYGAAALVLLAGIAAACALRRPEASAGAAVPSLVAGVVAVLALMLVLRLQARHVRPSSTGEAVGGGQTRGPRSSRRTLVVLGALAALAAALGETGRLVIARRARAEDVTLPAPAEPAPAFPAGIDRTVPGITAFRTPASRFYRVDTRLDVPVVDSDGWSLRIDGDVARPFEIDYRELLAMPMIERDITLTCVSNSVGGPYVGGARWLGVRLSDLLERAGVGHSADQILSTDFAGMTISTPLALATDGRDAMVAVGMNGAPLPRAHGFPARLVIPGLYGFISATKWVTRLTLTTYAQHSAYWTDRGWATDAPIKISSRIDTPRPLASVKRGDQVLGGVAWAQQNGGVAKVEVSIDGGPWTAAHLGPSAGNDYWRQWYAPWRATPGTHTLACRVVDGAGQTQTPVRAEPFPSGASGVQTITVSVA; this is encoded by the coding sequence ATGAGCAACGAGCCGGCCGGCCATCAGTACCCACCGCCGCTTCTCCCAGCACCGCCCCGACCCGCGGGTCGGCGGCGCGGGGCGTTCGCCACGGCGCTGTGGCTGCTCGTGGGGCCCGTCACCGGCGGCCTCGGGCTCGCGGCCGGCCATCTCGTCGCCGCCCTCACGACCCCGGCCGCCTCACCGGTGCTCGCGGTCGGCTCCACGGTGATCGACCGTACCCCGACATCGCTCAAAGAGTGGGCGATCGCCCACTTCGGCACCCACGACAAGACCATCCTGGTCGGCTCGGTGCTGGTGGTGGTGCTCCTGCTCTCCACGGCCGTCGGCCCCCTCGCCCGCCGGCGCGCGGTGTACGGCGCGGCAGCCCTCGTGCTGCTCGCCGGCATCGCCGCCGCCTGCGCGCTGCGGCGTCCGGAGGCCTCGGCCGGCGCCGCCGTGCCGAGCCTGGTGGCGGGTGTCGTGGCGGTGCTCGCCCTCATGCTGGTGCTGCGACTGCAGGCGCGGCATGTCCGCCCCTCCTCGACCGGGGAGGCGGTCGGGGGCGGGCAGACACGCGGCCCGCGCTCCTCCCGGCGGACCCTCGTCGTCCTCGGCGCGCTGGCTGCGCTCGCCGCGGCGCTCGGCGAGACGGGTCGCCTGGTGATCGCGCGCCGGGCGCGAGCCGAGGATGTCACGCTGCCGGCCCCGGCGGAGCCGGCGCCGGCGTTCCCGGCCGGCATCGACCGCACCGTCCCCGGCATCACCGCCTTCCGCACGCCGGCCAGCAGGTTCTACCGCGTGGACACCCGCCTCGACGTGCCGGTGGTCGACAGCGACGGCTGGTCCCTGCGCATCGACGGCGACGTCGCCCGGCCCTTCGAGATCGACTACCGCGAGCTCCTGGCGATGCCGATGATCGAGCGCGACATCACCCTGACCTGCGTCTCCAACAGCGTCGGCGGCCCGTACGTCGGTGGCGCGCGCTGGCTCGGGGTGCGCCTCAGCGATCTGCTCGAGCGGGCAGGGGTCGGCCACTCCGCCGACCAGATCCTGAGCACCGATTTCGCCGGCATGACGATCAGCACCCCGCTGGCCCTGGCGACCGACGGCCGCGACGCCATGGTCGCCGTCGGCATGAACGGCGCACCGCTCCCCCGCGCCCACGGATTCCCGGCCCGGTTGGTGATCCCCGGTCTGTACGGCTTCATCAGCGCCACCAAGTGGGTGACCAGGCTGACGCTGACCACCTACGCGCAGCACAGCGCCTACTGGACCGACCGCGGCTGGGCCACCGATGCACCGATCAAGATCTCGAGCCGGATCGACACCCCGCGACCGCTGGCCAGCGTCAAGCGCGGCGACCAGGTGCTCGGCGGCGTCGCCTGGGCCCAGCAGAACGGCGGTGTGGCCAAGGTGGAGGTCAGCATCGACGGCGGACCCTGGACGGCCGCGCACCTCGGACCCTCGGCCGGCAACGACTACTGGCGGCAGTGGTACGCCCCGTGGCGGGCCACTCCGGGCACGCACACGCTGGCCTGCCGCGTCGTCGACGGGGCGGGTCAGACCCAGACGCCGGTGCGGGCCGAGCCGTTCCCGTCCGGCGCCAGCGGCGTGCAGACGATCACCGTGAGTGTGGCGTGA
- a CDS encoding fasciclin domain-containing protein, which produces MKISTLRRSGTVLATAAVLGLGLTACGSNDNTAATDSTASSSSMSSMDSSSMGASSMDSSSAATGMTNAGSQTFGPGCSSIPTSGAGSFDGMVKDPVATAASNNPLLSTLVTAVGKAGLVDTLNGADGLTVFAPTNDAFAKLPKATLKKVLANKKMLTAILTHHVVAGQLDPTKVVGTQTTLDKDTVTVKGDTNGMTVDGAKVLCGNIPTANATVYVIDSVLMPKGM; this is translated from the coding sequence ATGAAGATCTCCACCCTGCGTCGCTCCGGCACCGTCCTCGCCACCGCCGCCGTCCTCGGCCTCGGTCTGACCGCCTGCGGCAGCAACGACAACACCGCTGCCACCGACAGCACCGCGAGCTCGAGCTCGATGAGCTCGATGGACTCCAGCTCGATGGGCGCGAGCTCGATGGACTCCAGCTCGGCCGCGACCGGCATGACGAACGCCGGCTCGCAGACGTTCGGCCCCGGCTGCTCCTCGATCCCGACCAGCGGCGCCGGCTCCTTCGACGGCATGGTCAAGGACCCGGTGGCGACGGCGGCGAGCAACAACCCGCTGCTCAGCACGCTGGTCACAGCCGTCGGCAAGGCCGGCCTGGTCGACACGCTCAACGGCGCCGATGGCCTGACGGTCTTCGCCCCCACCAACGACGCCTTCGCCAAGCTGCCCAAGGCGACGCTGAAGAAGGTCCTGGCCAACAAGAAGATGCTCACCGCCATCCTCACCCACCACGTCGTGGCCGGCCAGCTCGACCCGACCAAGGTCGTCGGCACCCAGACCACCCTCGACAAGGACACGGTGACGGTGAAGGGCGACACCAACGGCATGACCGTCGATGGTGCGAAGGTGTTGTGTGGCAACATCCCCACCGCGAACGCGACCGTCTACGTCATCGACTCGGTGCTCATGCCCAAGGGCATGTGA
- the sigK gene encoding ECF RNA polymerase sigma factor SigK: protein MSDLRPVPGGAPEEGVPSGPDLAALLRRSARGDESAFAEVYDAVSAKVYGLAVRVVRDPAQAEEVAQESFLEVWRMASRFDPDRGSPMAWILTIVHRRAVDRVRSAESATRRDAVYHDRNRSVSHDETAEAATASLEAHRVRSALATLTEVQREAVELAYLQGYTHTEIARTLDLPIGTAKTRIRDGLIRLRDTMGVGSGR from the coding sequence ATGAGCGACCTCAGGCCTGTGCCGGGCGGCGCCCCCGAGGAGGGGGTGCCGTCCGGCCCCGACCTGGCCGCACTGCTGCGCCGCTCGGCGCGCGGCGACGAGAGCGCCTTCGCCGAGGTGTACGACGCCGTCTCGGCCAAGGTGTACGGCCTGGCCGTGCGGGTGGTCAGGGACCCGGCGCAGGCCGAGGAGGTCGCTCAGGAGTCGTTCCTCGAGGTCTGGCGGATGGCATCGCGGTTCGACCCCGACCGGGGCAGCCCGATGGCCTGGATCCTCACCATCGTCCACCGTCGGGCGGTCGACCGGGTGCGTTCGGCCGAGTCGGCCACCCGCCGCGACGCGGTCTACCACGACCGCAACCGGTCGGTCAGCCACGACGAGACAGCCGAGGCCGCGACGGCCTCGCTGGAGGCGCACCGGGTCCGGTCCGCTCTGGCGACGCTCACCGAGGTCCAGCGCGAGGCGGTCGAGCTGGCCTACCTGCAGGGCTACACCCATACCGAGATAGCCCGGACGCTCGATCTGCCGATCGGCACCGCCAAGACCAGGATCAGGGACGGCCTGATCAGACTACGAGACACGATGGGAGTGGGGAGCGGACGATGA
- a CDS encoding anti-sigma factor — protein sequence MSTDIHALSGAYAIDALDDEERADFERHLADCPTCQAEVDGLREAATTLAELHTAEPPAALRQHVLDSIRVVRPLPPVVEPIRRSATGVRRRWIGLVAAAVVAIALGGAVWHPWTNPAEQPESGVLAQIERAPDVQRFTTHGPGNATVTVYRSVSLNEAAVEAHDLGQAPDGKVYQVWLQNTAGAMVPAGFLAPGTSTATALNGDASAAEGAGITVEPAGGSPAPTSDPVALVAFTT from the coding sequence ATGAGCACTGACATCCACGCCCTGTCGGGCGCCTATGCCATCGACGCCCTCGACGACGAGGAGCGGGCCGACTTCGAGCGTCACCTCGCCGACTGCCCGACCTGCCAGGCCGAGGTCGACGGGCTGCGCGAGGCGGCCACGACCCTCGCCGAGCTGCACACGGCGGAGCCTCCCGCGGCGCTGCGCCAGCACGTGCTGGACAGCATCCGGGTCGTCCGCCCCCTGCCGCCGGTCGTCGAACCCATCAGGCGCTCCGCCACCGGCGTACGGCGCCGGTGGATCGGGCTCGTCGCCGCGGCCGTTGTCGCGATCGCGCTCGGTGGTGCAGTCTGGCACCCGTGGACGAACCCTGCCGAGCAGCCGGAGTCAGGTGTGCTGGCGCAGATCGAGCGGGCTCCCGACGTCCAGCGCTTCACCACCCACGGCCCGGGCAACGCCACCGTCACCGTCTACCGCTCGGTCTCGCTGAACGAGGCCGCGGTCGAGGCCCACGATCTGGGCCAGGCCCCGGACGGGAAGGTCTACCAGGTCTGGCTGCAGAACACCGCTGGCGCGATGGTCCCGGCCGGCTTCCTGGCACCAGGCACCAGCACCGCTACCGCTCTCAATGGCGATGCCTCCGCCGCCGAGGGCGCCGGCATCACCGTCGAGCCGGCCGGTGGCTCACCGGCACCGACCTCGGATCCGGTCGCGCTGGTGGCCTTCACCACCTGA
- a CDS encoding adenylate/guanylate cyclase domain-containing protein, which produces MALFWALALALVAALVAVLLGAGVALRRRDTELVAARARIAELESAVLRLEATADGDRSDPRAVRVARTAARAVVGTAGRWREGGVSGLVAASLDDLARLVTEDRIEIERVATPDGTVTVLFSDIVDSTARNELLGDRRWLGVLHAHDTVVRREVEARRGHVVKSQGDGYMVVFPDALAGVRAALAIQERLPAARRLRRADIHVRIGLHTGRVLSHDGDYFGRNVALAARVAAHGAADDVLVSDAVRDVIAHAPGLTLELRSTTELKGLAGEHRLWSVAALA; this is translated from the coding sequence ATGGCGCTGTTCTGGGCGCTGGCGCTCGCGCTGGTGGCCGCCCTGGTCGCCGTCCTCCTCGGAGCCGGCGTGGCGCTGCGGCGGCGCGACACCGAGCTCGTCGCGGCGCGCGCCCGTATCGCCGAGTTGGAGTCGGCGGTGCTGCGACTCGAGGCGACGGCGGACGGCGATCGGTCGGACCCCCGCGCGGTCCGGGTCGCCCGGACCGCCGCCCGCGCCGTGGTCGGCACGGCCGGGAGATGGCGCGAAGGCGGCGTCAGCGGTCTGGTGGCCGCCTCGCTGGACGATCTCGCCCGACTCGTCACCGAGGACCGGATCGAGATCGAGCGGGTCGCCACGCCTGACGGCACCGTGACGGTGCTCTTCTCCGACATCGTCGACTCCACGGCCCGCAACGAGCTGCTCGGCGACAGGCGCTGGCTCGGGGTGCTCCACGCCCACGACACGGTGGTCCGTCGCGAGGTCGAGGCCCGCCGCGGCCACGTGGTGAAGTCCCAGGGCGACGGCTACATGGTCGTCTTCCCCGACGCGCTCGCCGGGGTGCGGGCGGCGCTCGCGATCCAGGAACGCCTTCCCGCCGCTCGCCGACTGCGCCGGGCCGACATCCACGTCCGGATCGGCCTCCACACCGGCCGTGTCCTCTCCCACGACGGCGACTACTTCGGTCGCAACGTGGCCCTCGCCGCGCGGGTCGCAGCGCACGGGGCCGCCGACGACGTCCTGGTCAGCGACGCCGTCCGCGATGTCATCGCCCACGCGCCGGGCCTCACCCTCGAGCTCCGCAGCACCACCGAGCTCAAGGGCCTCGCCGGCGAGCACCGGCTCTGGTCGGTCGCCGCCCTCGCCTGA
- the katG gene encoding catalase/peroxidase HPI, translated as MTMTQESPQGIDRKAESGCPVAHDGVTSQGSESENPALHSPTPKTDRRPHTNKDWWPNQLDLSVLHAHSTAGNPLGADFDYAEEFKKLDVEALKADVAAVLKDSQDWWPADFGHYGGLMIRLSWHAAGTYRIYDGRGGAGEGQQRFAPLNSWPDNGNLDKARRLLWPVKKKYGQKISWSDLLVLAGNVALEDMGFKTFGFAFGRPDTWEPEEIIWGPEDTWLGDERYSGDRELASPLGAVQMGLIYVNPEGPNGNPDPVASARDIRETFARMAMNDEETVALIAGGHTFGKTHGAGDAALVGPEPEGAPIEQQGLGWKSSYGSGKGIDAITSGLEVTWTYHPTRWDNEFFHILFGYEWELFKSPAGANQWRPVNNGGAGLVPEAQGDGKREPRMLTSDLALRFDPAYEKISRRFLENPDQFAEAFAKAWYKLLHRDMGPISRYLGPWVPEPQLWQDPVPAVDHELVSDQDVAALKATVLDSGLTVSQLVTTAWASAASFRSTDKRGGANGARLRLEPQRSWAVNAGTGEVIEKLEQVQAEFNAGDKRISLADLIVLAGNAAVEKAAKDAGVEVTVPFHPGRTDASQDQTDVDSFRVLEPRGDGFRNYVRPDEKLPVETLLLERAYFLNLTAPELTVLVGGLRALGANAGESKHGIFTDRVGVLSTDFFTNLLAPGTEVKASEGEANAYEIRDSATGEVKWTATANDLIFGSNSQLRALAEVYAADDAQEKFVRDFVAAWVKVAELDRFDLK; from the coding sequence ATGACCATGACCCAGGAGAGCCCGCAGGGCATCGACCGCAAGGCTGAGAGCGGCTGCCCCGTCGCGCACGACGGCGTGACCAGCCAGGGCAGTGAGAGCGAGAACCCCGCGCTGCACTCGCCGACGCCGAAGACCGACCGCCGGCCGCACACCAACAAGGACTGGTGGCCCAACCAGCTCGACCTGAGCGTGCTGCACGCCCACTCGACGGCCGGCAACCCGCTGGGTGCCGACTTCGACTACGCCGAGGAGTTCAAGAAGCTCGACGTCGAGGCGCTCAAGGCGGACGTCGCCGCCGTGCTGAAGGACTCGCAGGACTGGTGGCCGGCCGACTTCGGCCACTACGGCGGCCTGATGATCCGGCTGAGCTGGCACGCCGCCGGCACCTACCGCATCTACGACGGTCGCGGTGGCGCCGGTGAGGGTCAGCAGCGGTTCGCTCCGCTGAACTCCTGGCCGGACAACGGCAACCTCGACAAGGCGCGTCGGCTGCTGTGGCCGGTGAAGAAGAAGTACGGCCAGAAGATCTCCTGGTCCGACCTGCTGGTGCTGGCCGGCAACGTGGCGCTCGAGGACATGGGCTTCAAGACGTTCGGCTTCGCCTTCGGCCGCCCCGACACCTGGGAGCCCGAGGAGATCATCTGGGGTCCGGAGGACACCTGGCTGGGCGACGAGCGCTACAGCGGCGACCGTGAGCTCGCCTCGCCGCTCGGTGCGGTCCAGATGGGCCTGATCTACGTCAACCCCGAGGGCCCGAACGGCAACCCGGACCCGGTCGCCTCGGCGCGCGACATCCGCGAGACCTTCGCCAGGATGGCGATGAACGACGAGGAGACCGTCGCGCTCATCGCCGGTGGCCACACCTTCGGCAAGACCCACGGCGCCGGTGACGCGGCCCTCGTCGGTCCGGAGCCGGAGGGTGCCCCGATCGAGCAGCAGGGCCTCGGCTGGAAGTCCTCCTACGGCTCGGGCAAGGGCATCGACGCGATCACGTCGGGCCTGGAGGTCACCTGGACCTACCACCCGACGCGTTGGGACAACGAGTTCTTCCACATCCTGTTCGGCTACGAGTGGGAGCTGTTCAAGTCGCCGGCCGGTGCCAACCAGTGGCGGCCGGTCAACAACGGCGGCGCGGGTCTGGTGCCCGAGGCACAGGGCGACGGCAAGCGCGAGCCGCGGATGCTGACCTCCGACCTGGCGCTGCGGTTCGACCCGGCGTACGAGAAGATCTCGCGTCGCTTCCTGGAGAACCCCGACCAGTTCGCCGAGGCCTTCGCCAAGGCCTGGTACAAGCTGCTCCACCGCGACATGGGTCCGATCAGCCGCTACCTGGGCCCGTGGGTGCCGGAGCCCCAGCTGTGGCAGGACCCGGTGCCGGCCGTCGACCACGAGCTGGTCTCGGACCAGGACGTCGCGGCGCTGAAGGCCACCGTCCTCGACTCGGGTCTGACCGTCTCGCAGCTGGTCACCACCGCGTGGGCGTCGGCGGCGAGCTTCCGCTCCACCGACAAGCGCGGTGGTGCCAACGGTGCGCGGCTGCGCCTGGAGCCCCAGCGCAGTTGGGCGGTCAACGCCGGCACCGGCGAGGTCATCGAGAAGCTCGAGCAGGTCCAGGCCGAGTTCAACGCCGGTGACAAGCGGATCTCGCTCGCCGACCTGATCGTGCTGGCGGGCAACGCCGCCGTGGAGAAGGCAGCCAAGGACGCCGGTGTCGAGGTCACCGTGCCGTTCCACCCCGGCCGCACCGACGCCAGCCAGGACCAGACCGACGTCGACTCCTTCCGGGTCCTTGAGCCGCGTGGCGACGGCTTCCGCAACTACGTCCGTCCGGACGAGAAGCTGCCGGTCGAGACGCTGCTGCTCGAGCGCGCCTACTTCCTCAACCTGACGGCGCCGGAGCTCACCGTGCTCGTCGGCGGTCTGCGGGCGCTCGGCGCCAACGCGGGCGAGAGCAAGCACGGCATCTTCACCGACCGGGTCGGCGTGCTGTCCACCGACTTCTTCACCAACCTGCTCGCCCCGGGCACCGAGGTGAAGGCGTCGGAGGGTGAGGCGAACGCCTACGAGATCCGCGACAGCGCCACCGGCGAGGTGAAGTGGACGGCGACCGCGAACGACCTGATCTTCGGCTCGAACTCCCAGCTGCGGGCGCTGGCCGAGGTGTACGCCGCCGACGACGCGCAGGAGAAGTTCGTGCGCGACTTCGTGGCGGCGTGGGTGAAGGTCGCCGAGCTGGACCGGTTCGACCTGAAGTGA
- a CDS encoding Fur family transcriptional regulator — protein MAPTDRYEQLLRGAELRVTRPRLAVLHAVHEHPHADTDSILTAVRGDLPEVSHQAVYDSLNTLTSAGLVRRIQPRGTVARYESRVADNHHHVVCRGCGVIADVDCAVGHTPCLTAADDHGFVIDEAEVIYWGLCPACTTASDNPSGKG, from the coding sequence ATGGCCCCGACCGACCGCTACGAGCAGCTGCTGCGAGGTGCCGAGCTGCGGGTCACCCGCCCGCGCCTGGCCGTGCTGCACGCGGTGCACGAGCACCCGCACGCGGATACGGACTCGATCCTGACAGCGGTCCGGGGCGACCTGCCGGAGGTGTCGCACCAGGCGGTCTACGACTCGCTCAACACGCTCACCTCGGCCGGTCTCGTACGCCGCATCCAGCCGCGCGGGACCGTCGCGCGCTACGAATCGCGCGTGGCCGACAACCACCACCATGTCGTCTGTCGCGGCTGCGGTGTCATCGCAGACGTCGACTGCGCGGTCGGGCACACGCCGTGCCTGACCGCCGCCGATGACCACGGCTTCGTCATCGACGAGGCGGAGGTCATCTACTGGGGCTTGTGCCCCGCCTGTACCACCGCGTCCGATAACCCGTCCGGAAAGGGATGA